The sequence caaatggccaatgagCATACAAAATGATATCCAGCATCACTCATCAACAGGGGcttgcaaataaaaaacacaatgagataccacccaATAGGATGGCTATTAAGAATAAACGAGCGAAAAAGCCTGTTGAGTTTTGATGAAACTCTAGGGAACAAGGAATGCTTATATGGGgctatggaaatgtaaaatggtgcagcagcATGAAAATCTGAACGATGGTTCCTcataaaatgagaaacagaactaccatacaatcctGCAAGTTCACTTCTGGGTGTATACTTAAAATAATCGAAAACAgggatttgaacagatatttgtacgCCCATGTATGGAGGAAAGGTTAAATACTAAATTTGAACTCAATTGAACATAGACACCAACAATGGTCAGCAAGTCCTGGAACAGGTTGTGTGAGCCCCTTGAGGCGTTCATCCAGCGCTGTTTCGGTGAAATCTCTATTTCAATCTGTTCCTATACGGTAGTTATTGAAAAACGATAGACAATCACAAAAACACGTTGACCTTTTTGTGTTCCTTGGGCCCAGTCATGAAGAGCCTTCGTGACTGGACCTCATGCCAAACAACTTGTTACAAAAAGAGCGAGGGTCCCAGACTGCGCTGAAGCTTCATGAGACCTCTCCTCATCAGTGCACGGACGGGTGGCCGACTCTggagctcaggctgttgcttcccaGTCTAGTGGTGAATCCTCCATAGTTCAGTGAGTGTAGTGTCTGACTCTGGAGCAGGCTCTTGCTTCCTGGTCTGGTGGTGAATCCTCCATAGTctggtaagtgtgtgtgtgtgtgtgtgtgtgtgtgtatatatatatgtcttttcccttctccccttcccattgcaatttgcttattatatcaatttgcttttttttttttttttttgagacagactttccctctgtcacccaggctggagtgcagtggcacgatctcagctcactgcaacctccgcctcctgggttcaagcgattctcccgcctcagtctcccaagtagctgggattacaggcacccgccaccacacccatctaatttttgtattttttagtagagacggggtttcaccatgtgagccaggatggtctcaatctcctgacgtcgtgatccgcctgccttggcctcccaaagtgctgggattacaggcgtgagccaccgcgcccagcctcaatttGCTTATTATAGTAATTTGCTTACtatatcatttgcttattttatctACATTGCCATTTATGTGGGATAAAGCTTGTTTACCCTTAaaggtattttgtgtgtgtgtgtgtgtgtgtgtgtgtgtgtgtgtgtgtgtgtgtgtgtgttttcttctccCCTTGTGCATTTCCCACACAGAACACCATGTTTATGGCAACGTTATTCACAATATCTAAATATATGGAAGCAACACAAGTGTCCACCAGCAGATGACTGGAGAAACACAATGAGatccatccatacaatggaatattattcagctttaaacaGGAAGACACTTGTGACACATGATACAACAGGGATGAATCTTGACAACAtcatgctcagtgaaagaaaccaatcacAAAAGGGCAAATACAGACTGATTCTATTTATGTCAAGTATTTTGTGCAGTTAAATTTGTAGAGATAGTAATCAGCTAGCGGTTAGTGAGTTGAAAGAAGGGATTTTGTTTAATGGTTGCTGAGTTTTTGTTCTGTAggataaaaaagttctggagatggatggtggggatggttgcacaacattgtgaatccACTTCATGCCACTGAGCTATATACttcaaaatgatgaaaatgataaaatgttgtatttaccattttatataaaaccatttatataattttaacatttatatgcaatatcttttatataataaaaaggaaaataaaaagtagatgaattttgataaaaaaaaaagaaatgagagaagtgGATAGTACACTCAGCATTCCTCCTGAGTGGAGGAAGACCCCGAAAGCTTCTGTGGACgttcattttttcttcctccatGAATAAGACGCAGTCCTTAGAGATTGGGGAACATCAACCAATTTGGCTAATGAGGAGCTCTGTGCCTTGAGCCCCCAAGGCCATAGCATAGTAAATACTCAGCCTATGCCTCCAGCCCTGCAGTGTGAGCTTCCAGTCCAGTGGGCTCCACACCTGTCGTCTGCATCAGGAGGCTCATGTCTGACCCTGTCTTCCTGCCAGTCCTGAGGACGGAGCCTGAGCCTCCATCATGCAGCACGCAGGGAGGACAGCGGACCTGCTCTCTGTGGTCATGGCCCAGCAGAGGGGAAGCACAGCTCAGTGAGTGCTGAGGGACGGTCAGGAGCCTTGTTTCCTCATCCTCAGCACAAACAGGACAGTGGGGTGGCAGATGGGAGGACACCAATGTGCAAGATGTCAGCTCAGAGGACTGTGGAGTTTATGTTCGGGGTTGTGTGTGTGGTCCTTTATTTCATAttgctgcactattttacatttccgTAGTCCTGTATAAGAATTCCTACTTCTCTGTGGTTTCACCAAAACCTGACAGGCTGTTTCGTTCATTTGCTCTTAATAGCCATCCTATtgggtggtatctcattgtgtgtTTTATTTGCACGTCCCTGCCGATGACTGATGTTGAATATCATTTTGTATGCTCATTGGCTCTTTGTATATGTtccttagagaaatgtctattcaagtcctctGCCCACTTTCAGTGgggtatttgttttgttgttgagttgtcgGAGTTCTTCGTGTAGTTTGGTTGTTATTAGCATatacatgatttacaaatatattttcctattccCTGGGTTAACTTTCGACTCTGGTGAAATTTTACCCTCCTCCCATGCTGATTGAACTTCCCATGAACATCTCACCCAGGGTAGCAAAAACTGGGCCCCTCTAAACTGTGCCCTAAGCACAACAAAAAGTTTACAAAggtgatgatgaggatgaggaggaagatgaCAGTCACCATGACATCGTGAATTCTTACTGAGGGCTCCCTAAATGCATGGATCTCAGCTCTGTGTTTTGTATAGCTTGTTTCATTTCGTCTTCACAGTTTTTCCTGAGTTATAGCTgcacacattattattattgtacagAGGAGGAAAGGAGCAATGCATTTTTATATAGCTTATTTGCGCCAGGCAGTCTACCTCCAGACACATGGCATTTGGCCAGGCCTCTCTCTGCATCCAACCTACCCCCTCAAATCCCTGTCACACCCGGCAGGTACCCCTGCTAACTGTGTCCTTCCCTTTGGGGGTTGCTGGTAGACCACAGCTAGACCAGTGGGTGCCACGTTCACTGTGTCAAGTATAGAAAGGACAGCTGAGATCACATCAAAGATCCCAGAAAGAACTGGCACAGGATCACTCAGGGCGCATCTCTCCCTTGCGCCTGTTTCTGGATTCCTTGCAGCTCTCTATTTCctcaaggagaaataaaatcagggTCTTGGGATCCATTTCTATTCGGGAAACTGGAAATAGTTTCAAAATGTGCCTCAGATGCACCTGTGCTTAAGACCGCTGGCCGCTGCTTAAAACTCTCTGAGAGCTGGAAAACAAGAAGTTTAGTGCCAGAGACTCAAAGATCAACCATTTAATTCCAAATCCTGCCCATGCCCCTGATCTGTGTGGCAAGGGGGGAGATGTCCGTGTCTCTGAGGCTCAGCACTGTCATCTGAGTTGATTTCCGGCAGATCCCACTGCAGCGAGCAATGATTAAACAGATGGTGGGTGCTCCTCCGTGATCCCTGTGTGATAGAGGCATAAAGTGAAGtgtattctacattttttttaaattaatatttcgAGGTTAATCTCCATACCATTGAACTGAAATATCCAGGAACCTAGCTGTGGTTCCCAACGTCTCTGACAGGACATTTAATTTTTGCCCTTATATGAGTAAGTACTGAGGATTGTGAGAAGAATATTTGACTTTCTTTCAGCGGTTTCCCAGAGCCTGTATCTTGCTTGGTACAGAGGAGACACCAAAAATTAGGCTCTCTGTTGCATATTGAATAGACCCTTCCTTAGTTCACAAAATTGGCTGTGATCAGTGTGACTTCAACACACTCACTGCTTTCCTATCTGTACTTTCATTCCTTCCAGGAATGTGTCACAAACCAGGCAGAAagtaaaatagcattttttttttttatgtctataTTATGGACTCTTGCGTCCTGTAGTTGCACTTAATAGCATCTACAACATTCAATTACTTAAAGACCATGGCAGAGATTTttacagtcataaaaaaagagaaaaggatgcAGAAAGAAGTGGGGGCAGGTAAACCTTACTGTTTGGATCGAGATACGTTTTAGAGTTTCACATGATTCCAGCCACAACGAAAGTAATGCCAAAGTATTTTAACATcaccttggccaggcacggtggctcacacctgtaatcctagcactttgaaaggcagaggtgggcagattacttgaggtcagaagtttgagatcagcctggccaacatggtaaaatcccatctctacgaaaaataccaaaattaactgggcatggtgggacatgtgcctgtagtcccagctactcgggaagctgaggcaagagaatcacttgaacccgggaggtgggggctgcagtgagctgagatcacgccactgcattccagcctgggtaacagagtgaggctcaggtctcaaaaaaaattaaaagcattttaacATTATATTAATGTTCTGTCATCCACAGGGACATTCCACACTATCAGCATCTTTGCCATCAATGATGTCCAGTAATTATGTGCATTTAACTAAACCTTCCTTTCATGTATTTAATAGTCAGAGTCTCTTTCTTATCAAAACTCCAAatccggctgggtgtggtggctcatgcctgtaatcccagcactttgggaggccgaggcgggtggatcacgaggtcaggagatcgagaccatcctggctaacacggcgaaaccccgtctctactaaaaatacaaaaaatcagccaggcatgatggcaggtgcctgtagtcccagctactcgggaggctgaggcaggagaatggcatgaacccgggaggcggagcttgcagtgagccaagatcgtgccactgcactacagtctgggagacacagccagactccatttcaaaaaaaaaaaaaaacctccaagtCCACCTAAGGCAAGGACAGGAGTTGTAAttaagtgaattttaaaagaaagcccACGTATTTGAGCACTTACTTCCATGAGGAATGAAAGTCAGAAAACGTAGGAATGATGGAAACCATAGAATGTAACTGGCATGTAAGGATGTTTTCTGATTATGAACTATGAACTTGCATTTAGTTTTGAGACAACATGGTCCTATGTGGGCggcaagccacccaggtgccgaggcaagagacGGAGGGCACGAGCTGTTCCggtataagaaaatatataaaataagaatagttatactaTAGATCatagatatgattatatatgaatatcattaatcattagtttgtagcaattattctttattccaatattataataatcctcGCTCTGTAATCATAACCTAGGAgaaaccaggccatacagagatagGAGCTGAGGGGACCTAGAAGGTAAGTGTGAGCCTTCTGTTATGCCCAGGCAGGGCCACCAGGGGGCTCCTTGGTATAGCGGTAACACCAGCCTCTGGGAAGAGGAGCGGAGGGTGGTCTAGCGGTAGCATCAGTGTCAAGGAAAAACACCGGCTGCTTAGCAGACCAGGAAAGGGAGtcccccctttccaggggagtttAGAGAAGACTCTACTCCTCCACGTCTTGTGGAGGGCCTGACTGACGTCAGGCCCATCCACAGTTGATCCCGAGGCCTAAccgtctccctgtgatgctgtgcttcagtggtcacgctCCTGGCCCGCTTTCGTGTTCCATCCTGttacacctggctctgccttctagCTAACAGTAGCAaaattagtgaaagtactaaaaACCTCTgatatgaagaaataatggcatAGGCTgtgtcctctttctctctctctctgcctaggCTCCCAaacagggaagggccccctgtccagTGGACATGTGACTCATGTGACCTTGTCTATCATTGGAGATGACTCACATTCCTTGCCCTGCCCCTTTTGCCTCGTATCCAGTAAATAGCAGCGCAGCCAGGCATTCGGGGCCGCTACCGGTCTCCGcctcttggtggtagtggtcccccgggcccagcttttatctctttgtcttgtgtctttatttctacaataTCTTGTCTCCGCACATGGGGAGAAAAACCCATCGACCCTGTGGGGCTGGACCCTACAGTCCTGGATCTTATTGAGTGTGATAAATATCCTCAATCAATGGAATATTGTAGAATTATATTAGAATAAAACAAGGCATAGCTGACTCCTTAGTATCTTTTCAATGGatttaatctttttcttaaaggggcaagaatatttttcttgtatattttttccTGGTAAATTAGGCTATATTTCACTGTGATTATGGATTTCTAAAATCCCTAATGTTTTTGCTCTCCTAACATTCTTCAATAGATTGTCTCTAAGGTAGGTGTATACAGAACGAGGTGAATAACACAAAATCAATTATGAAGTAGCTCTAAGGAAATTGGGTTTGTCACAACTGAGAACTGTTACTGAGGGTGTATTATCCTATGTGAAAACTTAATTTCTGAATtgcttgtatccaaaatatagaCACAGTGCCAGACGCTGGTTTACTTATGTCCTATTTTCcaattctctttgtttctttcctcaaAAGGTGTCCAAGCTACACAGACTCACAGAATCTCACAGGTGTCTCAGAATTCCTCCTCCTGGGACTCTCAGAGGATCCAGAATTGCAGCTGGTCCTTGCTGGGCTGTTCCTGTCCATGTACCTGGTCACGGTGCTGGGGAACCTGCTCATCATCCTGGCTGTCAGCTCTGACTCCCACCTCCACACCCCCATGTACTTCTTCCTCTCCAACCTGTCCTTGGCTGACATCGGTTtcacctccaccaccatcccCAAGATGATTGTGGACATGCAAACTCACAGCAGAGTCATCGCCTATGGAGGCTGCCTGACTCAGAtgtctttctttgtcctttttgcctGTATGGATGACATGCTCCTGAGTGTGATGGCCTATGACCGGTTTGTGGCCATCTGTCACCCCCTGCAATACCGAGTCATCATGAACCCACGCCTCTGTGGCTTCTTAGTcttgttgtctttttttattagttttttggaCTCCCAGCTGCACAGTTTGATTGTATTACAGCTCACCTGCTTCAGGGATGTGGCCATTTCTAATTTCTTCTGTGACCCTTCTCAACTCCTCCACCTTAGCTGTTCTGACACCTTCATCAATGAAATGGTCATATATTTCATGGGTGCCATATTTGGCTGTCTCCCTATCTCAGGGATCCTTTTCTCTTACTATAAAATTGTTTCCTCCATTCTGAGAGTTCCATCATCGGGAGGGAAGTATAAAGCCTTCTCCACCTGTGGCTCTCACCTGGCgattgtttgcttattttatggAACAGGCCTTGTAGGGTACCTCAGTTCAGTTGTGTCACCATCCCCCAGGAAGAGTATGGTGGCTTCAGTGATGTACACGGTGGTCACCCCCATGCTGAACCCCTTCATCTACAGCCTGAGGAACAGGGACATTCAAAGTGCTCTGTGCAGGCTGCACGGCAGAATAGTCAAATCTCATCTTCTCCATCCTTTTTGTTATATGGGCTAGAAATGGCAGCAAAATGTAATACTTAGGCCTGCAAATCCTGCCCCCTTGGTCACGTTATTTTTGTTGCTTGATGGCTTTCATTCCTCTCTGGGTTTTGTATGTGAATATTGCTTGCTTTGTGTTGTCTTTAGTTGCAATGGGTGAGTATTCTGGTATCCTTTGTTCATCATATACATCATGAATGATGCCAATATACCTAGACAGCCTCCTTTAGTATCTGTGCAATGATCTTGATATCCAGGTGCAATCATAAATCTTTTCTTATAGACTTGAAATCCTCACTTAACTATCCAGGTGCAATCACAAATCTTTTCTTATAGACTTGAAATCCTCACTTAACTATCCAGGTGCAATCACAAATCTTTTATTATAGACTTGAAATCCTCACTTAACATTGTCAAGAGGTTCTGGGAaacttcaactttaaaaaaacGAAGTGCAGCAGGTCCTGAAATAAGGTCATTCTGTTCAATGttgtttagttttaattttgatgagaaatgaataaattggtTTCATGGCTCATTGTTTTGCTTGAATTGTGGTTTCTAATTTTCTGTGGAggatgttaagtgaggacttatcGTACTTCGTATTTACCTCCCTTTTTACAGTTCTCGTGTAATTTCTATCCAAATCACATCTAGGAAAATCACTTTAGGCACCTCATGTGTGATGATGTCTATCAATGGGCTTCCCATTGGTTTTATTGAAATCACCTGGGGACCTCACAAATACTGATGCCTGGGTGTCATTACCAAAATGTATTTGAACCTGTGTGggttgaggaatttttttttttttttttttttttttaaagcaccagGAATAGTTCAGGTGATGACGTTTCTAAAGGGATGGAGCTACAATGGGTAAGTTACAAAAGAGTTTAACGTAGCACCAGGCGACGTGATTCATTCAAATATCTTAAAATGCATTGTCATTCAGCACTGTAGAAATTTAcattgtggccgggcgtggtggctcacacctgtaaccccagtacttcgggaggctgaggtgggcaaatcgcctgaggtcaggagttggagaccagcctagacaacatggtgaaaccccatctttactaaaaatacaaaaattagccaggcatggtggtgcatgcctgtaatcccagctcctcgggagactgaggcaggagaatcacttgaatccgggaggcagaggttgcagtgggctgagatggtgccattgtaccctagcctgggctacagagggacactccatctcaaaaaacaaaaaacaagaaaaaaaaacaaaagagaaagaaattaacattatGCTGGGTTTTTTCAccactataatttttattgtacatttattcAGCATAGATTTatactttctcctcttttttcttctcttttcatatattttctcctctttcacTCTTGTGCATACattaaaagggaaatagaaaagaataatatgGTAACAGTATCCCTGAAACTTCACATTCagagactaatttttttttttaatttgctatattttccatttttataaagaaaatgtgggccgggcacggtggctcaagcctgtaatcccagcactttgggaggccgagacgggcggatcactaggtcaggagatcgagaccatcctggctaacatggtgaaaccccgtctctactaaaaaatacaaaaaactagctgggcgaggtggcgagtgcctgtaatcccagctactcaggaggctgaggcaggagaatcggttgaacttgggaggtggaggttgcagtgagctgagatcgtgcccctgcactccagcctgggcgacagagcgagactccgtctcaaaaaaaaaaaaaaagaaaaagaaaatgtgatatatatatatatacacaatggaatataattcaaCCATAAAATACATcacatcctgtcatttgcagcaacatgcatggaaactgaaataagccaggcacaggaaaataaatattgcatattctcactcatgtGTAAGAGCTAGCATGTGAGTCTCATGGCATTAGAGAGAAgagtggtggttaccagaggctgagaaggctGTGTGAGTAGGTGTGGGGGATGAAGAACGTTTGGTTAACGGACACCAACATACAGtgagatagaaggaataagttctaatatttGGTAGCACAGTAGGGTAagtatagttaaaaataatttattttatatatgtatatatagatttttttttttttttttttttttgagtctcacttagtcacccaggctggagagcaggggcacgatctcagctcactgcaacctccacctcccaagttcaaccgattctcccgcctcagcctcctgaatagctgggattacaggcgccagcctccatgcccagctaatttttgtatttttagtagagatgacacatttcaccctgttggccaggctggtctcagactcctgacctcaagtgaccacccgcctcgtcctcccaaagtgctgggattacaagtgtgagccacctggcccatttattgtatat comes from Macaca fascicularis isolate 582-1 chromosome 19, T2T-MFA8v1.1 and encodes:
- the LOC107128149 gene encoding olfactory receptor 7E24 produces the protein MSYFPILFVSFLKRCPSYTDSQNLTGVSEFLLLGLSEDPELQLVLAGLFLSMYLVTVLGNLLIILAVSSDSHLHTPMYFFLSNLSLADIGFTSTTIPKMIVDMQTHSRVIAYGGCLTQMSFFVLFACMDDMLLSVMAYDRFVAICHPLQYRVIMNPRLCGFLVLLSFFISFLDSQLHSLIVLQLTCFRDVAISNFFCDPSQLLHLSCSDTFINEMVIYFMGAIFGCLPISGILFSYYKIVSSILRVPSSGGKYKAFSTCGSHLAIVCLFYGTGLVGYLSSVVSPSPRKSMVASVMYTVVTPMLNPFIYSLRNRDIQSALCRLHGRIVKSHLLHPFCYMG